One Solanum lycopersicum chromosome 2, SLM_r2.1 genomic region harbors:
- the LOC101251349 gene encoding homeobox-leucine zipper protein ATHB-40, whose translation MNHQVIEDDNMVLISQYYPDIYTQLVPQQGESKPRRRRKKNKLGEGSGNDQMMMMRKRKLSEEQVNLLEQSFGDEHKLESERKDKLAAELGLDPRQVAVWFQNRRARWKSKKLEEEYSKLKSEHDNNVVEKCRLETEVLKLKEQLNESEKEIQRLLLERCDGVSSNYTSPSASSFSMEAPFLGEFGMDGLDNVFYAQENNYVQGLDWVNLYI comes from the exons ATGAACCATCAGGTTATAGAAGATGATAATATGGTACTTATTTCCCAGTACTATCCTGATATTTACACCCAACTTGTACCACAACAAG GAGAGTCAAAGCCGCGGAGAAGACGTAAGAAGAACAAATTAGGAGAAGGGAGTGGGAATgatcaaatgatgatgatgaggaagaGGAAGTTAAGTGAAGAACAAGTTAATTTACTTGAGCAAAGTTTTGGGGACGAGCACAAACTAGAGTCAGAGAGAAAGGACAAGCTAGCCGCTGAGCTAGGGCTCGACCCTAGACAAGTTGCGGTGTGGTTCCAAAACAGGAGGGCTCGTTGGAAGAGCAAGAAGCTAGAGGAGGAATATTCAAAGTTGAAATCTGAACATGACAATAATGTTGTTGAGAAGTGTCGTCTGGAAACTGAG gtgTTGAAGTTGAAAGAACAATTGAATGAATCAGAGAAGGAGATACAAAGGCTATTATTAGAACGATGTGATGGGGTATCGAGTAATTACACAAGTCCAAGTGCTTCATCTTTCTCAATGGAAGCACCATTTCTAGGGGAATTTGGAATGGATGGATTGGACAATGTGTTTTATGCACAAGAGAATAATTATGTTCAAGGATTAGATTGGGTGAacttatatatttga
- the LOC101251052 gene encoding aminopeptidase P1-like codes for MSFNLVPIFQMQEIYGASGYFMEAESTKQKKQLGTKRLTEVSVSDKLEESRASKEHFRGLSFPTTSSVGSNAAIIHYKPEAETCAELDPDCIYLFDSGAQVLKGRISLGIARSPNGTNVFARIPLWKDGLDYMHGTGHGIGSYLNVHEGPHNISFRPSARDVTLQVSMAVTDEPGYYEDGNFGIRIENVLIVKEGNTKFNFGNKGYLSFEHITWAPYQRKLIDVNLLIPEEIEWLNEYHAKCREILTPYLNTSEMEWLKKATEPIAA; via the exons ATGAGTTTCAACCTTGTTCCAATTTTCCAGATGCAGGAAATATATGGGGCATCTGGTTATTTCATGGAGGCTGAAAGTACCAAACAGAAGAAACAACT GGGGACTAAAAGACTGACAGAAGTCTCTGTGAGTGATAAGCTGGAGGAGTCCCGTGCATCAAAGGAG CATTTTAGAGGATTAAGTTTCCCAACTACCTCTTCTGTTGGCTCAAATGCAGCCATTATCCACTATAAACCTGAGGCAGAAACATGTGCTGAACTCGATCCAGATTGTATTTACCTATTCGATTCTGGAGCACAG GTTCTTAAAGGACGTATATCTTTGGGAATTGCCAGGTCTCCTAACGGAACCAATG TTTTTGCTCGAATTCCTTTGTGGAAAGATGGTCTTGACTATATGCATGGTACTGGACACGGGATCGGGTCTTACTTAAATGTTCATGAAG GACCTCATAATATTAGTTTCAGGCCATCTGCACGGGATGTGACGCTACAAGTTTCAATGGCTGTAACAGATG AACCTGGTTATTATGAAGACGGGAACTTTGGTATAAGAATAGAGAATGTTCTTATTGTCAAGGAGGGCAATACGAAGTTCAACTTTGGCAATAAGGGCTACTTATCATTTGAGCATATAACTTGG GCACCATACCAGAGGAAACTAATTGACGTGAACCTTCTGATTCCTGAAGAGATTGAATGGTTAAATGAATACCATGCAAAATGTAGGGAAATTCTTACTCCTTACCTGAATACATCTGAGATGGAATGGCTGAAGAAGGCTACCGAACCCATTGCAGCTTGA
- the LOC101250761 gene encoding small ribosomal subunit protein mL103 (rPPR7)-like, which yields MSSSIALRQARHLTTTAAAVAAASSPSTITISISKAKSKLKAEHDPDKALEIYSSVSDRYVSPLSSRYAQEFTVKRLAKSHRFSDIENFLESHKNSPKITQEPFLSSIIRSYGVAGMFDHALKIYHQMDDLGTPRSAISFNVLLSACVRSKLYDRVPQLFDEIPVKYGFLPDKVSYGILIRSYCETGSPEMAMEILKVMEEKSVEITTVTFTTILHSFYKKGKSDEAEKVWNEMVNRGCGPDVGAYNVKIMNIQGGDLEGVKALIEEMNDAGLKPDTISYNYLMTCYCKNELMDEAQMVYDDLEKNGCNPNAATFRTLIFYLCKKGRYETGYKVFKESVKVQKIPDFDTLTYLVEGLVKKSKLKDAKGMSRTVKKKFPPNLVKAWTKLEKELGLAKAEAPDNRVQ from the coding sequence ATGTCTTCTTCCATTGCTTTGCGCCAGGCACGCCACCTCACAACCACCGCCGCTGCCGTTGCCGCCGCCTCGTCACCTTCCACCATCACCATCTCTATCTCTAAAGCAAAATCAAAGCTCAAAGCCGAGCACGACCCtgataaagccttagagatttaCTCCTCCGTTTCTGATCGTTACGTTTCCCCTCTGTCCTCCCGCTATGCACAAGAATTCACAGTCAAGCGCCTCGCTAAGTCACACCGTTTCTCCGACATCGAAAATTTCCTCGAGTCTCACAAGAATAGCCCCAAAATTACCCAAGAGCCTTTTCTTTCATCCATAATCCGTTCTTATGGTGTCGCCGGCATGTTTGATCACGCACTCAAAATTTATCATCAGATGGATGATTTAGGCACCCCCAGATCAGCTATTTCCTTCAATGTGCTTTTATCAGCTTGCGTGCGCTCAAAACTATATGATCGTGTCCCCCAGCTGTTTGATGAAATTCCAGTGAAGTATGGATTTTTACCTGATAAAGTGTCGTACGGTATACTGATTAGGTCATATTGTGAAACGGGGTCGCCGGAAATGGCAATGGAAATACTCAAGGTGATGGAGGAGAAAAGTGTGGAGATTACAACGGTTACTTTCACTACTATACTTCATTCATTCTACAAGAAAGGGAAGAGTGATGAGGCGGAGAAGGTATGGAACGAGATGGTGAACAGAGGGTGTGGTCCAGATGTTGGTGCATACAATGTGAAGATTATGAACATTCAGGGGGGTGATCTGGAGGGCGTGAAAGCTTTAATTGAGGAAATGAACGATGCTGGATTGAAACCTGATACGATTAGCTACAATTACTTGATGACTTGTTATTGTAAGAATGAATTGATGGATGAGGCACAGATGGTTTATGATGATCTGGAGAAAAATGGGTGTAATCCAAATGCTGCAACTTTTAGGACTTTAATCTTTTATTTGTGTAAGAAGGGAAGGTATGAGACTGGTTACAAGGTGTTCAAGGAGAGTGTGAAAGTTCAAAAGATCCCGGATTTTGATACACTCACGTATTTGGTGGAAGGGTTGGTGAAGAAATCAAAGTTGAAAGATGCAAAAGGGATGAGTAGGACTGTGAAGAAGAAGTTCCCTCCTAACTTGGTAAAAGCTTGGACCAAGCTAGAGAAGGAGCTTGGTTTGGCTAAAGCTGAAGCCCCTGATAATAGAGTCCAATAA
- the app1 gene encoding Xaa-Pro aminopeptidase 1, protein MADTLAALRSLMSSHSPSLHALIIPSEDYHQSEYVSARDKRRAFVSGFTGSAGLALITMDEALLWTDGRYFLQAAQQLSDQWKLMRMGEDPPVDIWMANNLPKDAAIGVDTWCVSVDTAQKWECAFAKKQQKLVQTTRNLVDDVWKNRLPAQANPVIVHPLQFAGQSVAEKLKELRKKLVMGKACAIIITALDEVAWLYNVRGSDVSYCPVVHAFAIVTIDSAFFYVDKQKLSPEANSYMEENGIMVRDYGDVSSDVVLLASDQLTSCSSTKGSKGNPKIDVRNATYVGNSDSHAAEFVNDLIWVDPGACCFALYSKLSADKVLLQQSPLALAKALKNPVEIEGLKKAHFRDGAAVVQYLVWLDKQMQEIYGASGYFMEAESTKQKKQLGTKRLTEVSVSDKLEEFRASKEHFRGLSFRTTSSVGSNAAIIHYKPEAETCAELDPDCIYLFDSGAQYLDGTTDITRTIHFGKPSPHEKSSYTAVLKGHISLGNARFPNGTNGQALDILARIPLWKDGLDYRHGTGHGIGSYLNVHEGPHNISFRPSARDVPLQVSMAVTDEPGYYEDGNFGIRIENVLIVKEGHTKFNFGNKGYLSFEHITWAPYQRKLIDVSLLIPEEIEWLNEYHAKCREILTPYLNTSEMEWLKKATEPIAA, encoded by the exons ATGGCGGATACACTCGCTGCTCTTAGGTCTTTAATGTCCTCTCACTCTCCTTCTCTTCATGCTCTGATTATTCCTTCCGAAGATTATCATCAG AGCGAATATGTATCGGCACGGGACAAAAGACGCGCATTTGTTTCTGGATTCACCGGAAGTGCTG GTTTGGCGCTTATAACCATGGATGAAGCACTTTTATGGACCGATGGCAGGTATTTCTTACAAGCAGCTCAGCAGCTCAGTGACCAGTGGAAGCTCATGCGTATGGGAGAAGATCCTCCCGTTGATATCTGGATGGCCAAT AATCTACCAAAGGATGCGGCCATTGGTGTGGATACGTGGTGTGTATCAGTAGATACTGCACAGAAATGGGAGTGTGCTTTTGCTAAGAAACAACAAAAGTTGGTACAAACAACTAGAAACTTGGTTGATGATGTTTGGAAAAATCGGCTACCTGCCCAAGCAAATCCTGTAATTGTGCATCCGTTGCAATTTGCTGGTCAGTCTGTTGCAGagaagttgaaagaattgaGGAAAAAGCTTGTAATGGGGAAAGCTTGTGCTATTATTATAACAGCGCTTGATGAA GTTGCATGGTTATATAATGTCCGTGGCAGTGACGTATCATATTGCCCAGTTGTTCATGCATTTGCGATTGTGACTATAGATTCAGCCTTCTTCTACGTGGATAAGCAAAAATTGTCTCCTGAG GCAAACTCTTACATGGAAGAAAATGGAATTATGGTGCGGGATTATGGTGATGTTAGCTCAGATGTGGTCCTCCTTGCATCTGATCAACTCACTTCTTGCTCCTCAACTAAGGGGTCTAAAGGGAACCCAAAGATTGATGTTAGAAATGCCACTTATGTAGGAAATAGtgatagtcatgctgctgagtTTGTAAATGACCTCATTTGGGTTGATCCTGGAGCATGTTGCTTCGCTTTGTATTCTAAATTGAGTGCTGATAAAGTTCTCCTTCAGCAATCACCTTTGGCCCTTGCAAAAGCTCTGAAG AACCCTGTTGAGATAGAAGGATTAAAGAAGGCCCATTTTCGGGATGGGGCAGCTGTTGTGCAATATCTTGTCTGGCTTGATAAGCAG ATGCAGGAAATATATGGAGCATCTGGTTATTTCATGGAGGCTGAGAGTACCAAACAGAAGAAACAACT GGGGACTAAAAGACTGACAGAAGTCTCTGTGAGTGATAAGCTGGAGGAGTTCCGTGCATCAAAGGAG CATTTTAGAGGATTAAGTTTCCGAACTACCTCTTCTGTTGGCTCAAATGCAGCCATTATCCACTATAAACCTGAGGCAGAAACATGTGCTGAACTCGATCCAGATTGTATTTACCTATTCGATTCTGGAGCACAG TATCTGGATGGAACAACTGATATTACACGGACTATTCATTTCGGAAAACCTTCTCCACATGAGAAATCTAGTTACACGGCG GTTCTTAAAGGACATATATCTTTGGGAAACGCCAGGTTTCCTAACGGAACCAATG GGCAAGCTCTTGACATTCTTGCTCGAATTCCTTTGTGGAAAGATGGTCTTGACTATAGGCATGGTACTGGACACGGGATCGGGTCTTACTTAAATGTACATGAAG GACCTCATAATATTAGTTTCAGGCCATCTGCACGGGATGTGCCGCTACAAGTTTCAATGGCTGTAACAGATG AACCTGGTTATTATGAAGACGGGAACTTTGGTATAAGAATAGAGAATGTTCTTATTGTCAAGGAGGGCCATACGAAGTTCAACTTCGGCAATAAGGGCTACTTATCATTTGAGCATATAACTTGG GCACCATACCAGAGGAAACTAATTGACGTGAGCCTTCTGATTCCTGAAGAGATTGAATGGTTAAATGAATACCATGCAAAATGTAGGGAAATTCTTACTCCTTACCTGAATACATCTGAGATGGAATGGCTGAAGAAGGCTACCGAACCCATTGCAGCTTGA